In the genome of Vibrio ziniensis, the window GTCATAAATCTCCGGTCGAATGTAAAACAAGTGCATCACCTACGTGATGCACTTAATAATAGCTTAAAGAAAGGACAATACGCCCAAGCTATGAGAACTGTATCAGAATGCGAATTCTTTTTTGGAAACAAGGAGTTTCCTAAAGCTTTATGGGTAGAAACCAGCGAGAGTCATTACTTCCAAATCGAAGCGACTTCTTCTTCCGTAAGGTATCGGTATTCACCTGGCTCTAATGTGTCATCAAGAATGATATTGCCCACTCGTTCACGATGAAGACCGACAACTTTGTTGCCTAGCGCGGCAAACATTCGTTTCACTTGGTGATACTTACCTTCGTGAATCGTCAGAAGGACTTGCTGTTCATCGATCACTTCCATTTGTGCAGGAAGTGTTAGCTCACGTTCATTGCGCAGTTCAATGCCTGTTGCAAATTTTTCTTCGTAATTCGGCTCAATAGGGTCTGCAAGCCAAACACGATAAATTTTGTCGCATTTATGTTTCGGTGAAGTGATACGGTGAGACCACTGACCGTCATCGGTAATAAGCACTAAACCTGTGGTATCAACGTCTAATCGACCTGCAAAATGCAAATCGCTCATGTTCACTTCATCAAGCAAAACAAATGCAGTTTGATTAAAACCATCTTCGTGCGAGCAAACAAAACCCTGCGGCTTGTTAAGCATGATATAACGCGGGCCACTGATTCTGATTTCACGCCCTTGCCACTCAACGTCCGATTGTTCAGTAACCTTAAATGAACCAACCTTCTGAACTTCACCATCAACAGTAACTTCGCCACTTTTCAGGATTTGAGTCGACTCTTTACGCGTTGTGCCTAGCGCGTCACACAAAAATTTATCTAAACGCATGAATACCTCATCTGCTTGAAGTCGGGTATTATACGCATCTCACTCAAAATAGTTGAGCTATTTCACAGAATTATTCGTCCTATTGCATGTACACACTTCGCCCATATCAAGCTGACTCAGTAAAAGCGGTTATTCACTACTTTCGCAAACACTCGACTCCCGCAGTCATCGTGCTACCAACGGGTGCAGGGAAAAGTTTGGTCATTGCCGAACTGGCAAGACTGGCTAAAGGTCGCGTGTTGGTACTTGCTCATGTCAAAGAGTTGGTTGAACAGAACCACGCAAAGTATGAAAGCTACGGTTTAACTGGCGCTGTATTCTCTGCGGGCTTAGGGCGTAAAGAGACAAATCAGCAAGTCGTCTTCGCATCAGTACAATCGGTTGTGCGTAACTTAGACGCATTTAAAAACCAGTTTTCCTTGTTGGTTATTGATGAATGTCACCGCGTTCCTGATGATAAAGACAGCAGTTATCAAAAAGTGATTTCACATCTTCTTGAACTCAATCCTGGCATGAAAGTGCTTGGCTTAACGGCTACGCCTTATCGCTTGGGGATGGGTTGGATTTATCAATATCACACTCGAGGATTAGTCCGCAGCGAAGAGCCTCGTTTCTTTCGCGACTGCATTTTCGAACTCCCGATTCAATATCTGCTGGATGAAGGCTTCCTAACTCACGCACGCTTAATTGATGCTCCAGTACTCAGTTATGACTTCTCACA includes:
- the rsuA gene encoding 16S rRNA pseudouridine(516) synthase RsuA, with translation MRLDKFLCDALGTTRKESTQILKSGEVTVDGEVQKVGSFKVTEQSDVEWQGREIRISGPRYIMLNKPQGFVCSHEDGFNQTAFVLLDEVNMSDLHFAGRLDVDTTGLVLITDDGQWSHRITSPKHKCDKIYRVWLADPIEPNYEEKFATGIELRNERELTLPAQMEVIDEQQVLLTIHEGKYHQVKRMFAALGNKVVGLHRERVGNIILDDTLEPGEYRYLTEEEVASIWK